A single genomic interval of Lathyrus oleraceus cultivar Zhongwan6 chromosome 7, CAAS_Psat_ZW6_1.0, whole genome shotgun sequence harbors:
- the LOC127107290 gene encoding non-specific lipid-transfer protein 1-like, with the protein MSNFKLACVLMMCMTLLYAQNGDALSCGKVTNNLMPCLHYLQNGGVVSPSCCYGVKGIVNAAWTIADRRATCDCLKSAAASFKGLNVGFAAALPGKCGATIPYKIGPSTNCASIK; encoded by the exons ATGAGTAACTTCAAGCTAGCATGCGTTCTTATGATGTGCATGACTTTGTTGTATGCACAAAATGGTGATGCACTTTCATGTGGAAAAGTCACTAATAACCTTATGCCATGCCTGCATTATCTTCAAAATGGTGGTGTTGTTTCCCCGAGCTGTTGTTATGGCGTTAAAGGGATAGTTAATGCAGCTTGGACTATTGCTGACCGCCGTGCAACTTGTGACTGCTTGAAGTCTGCTGCTGCTTCTTTCAAAGGACTCAATGTAGGCTTTGCTGCTGCCCTCCCAGGCAAATGTGGGGCTACTATCCCTTACAAGATCGGTCCTTCCACCAACTGTGCTAG TATCAAGTGA